DNA sequence from the Brevundimonas sp. NIBR10 genome:
AGACTCCGCTGCGGGCAACATGGTGATCTCGGCCGCTGGGCGGGCCATCAACGGGTCGGACATCAACTACGGGAACGGCTCGGCCATCGGCATCTATCTGATCGGCTCAAGCGGCGCAGACGTGCTGATGGGCTCCCGGTTCGCCGATCCGATCCAGGGCGGGGCGGGCAATGACTCGATTACCGGTGGCGGTGGGGCCGACGTGCTGTTCGGGGAAGGCGGGGCGGATACCTTCGTCTATCGCGCGGCGTCGGACTCGACCGTCGCGGCGGCGGATACGATCTTCGGCTTCGTGTCGGGGTCGGACCGGCTCGATCTCAGTGCGGTACGGACGGGGGCGTCGGATGCGTTCGGCATCGCCTATCTGAGCGGCGGCAGCTTCCTGTTCGTCGATCTGGGGGGGAACGGAACCAACGACATGCTGATCCAGCTGGCGGGGACGACGCTGGTGGCCTCGGATATCCGCTGGAGCGCCAGCGCGAGCGAGATGGAGCCGGTCGCCAAGGCGGCGGGGCCGGAGGTGCTGCCGGTGTCGGACGATGTCGATGGCGCGTGGACCGGGCTGGTTTCGCGGCACGATGACGGGATGCTGTTCCTCGACGACGGGGGATCGGCGTCGGCGCGCGGGCATGACTGGTATCTGTAGAGGTGTCTGTCGTTCCGGCTTGAACGGCGGCGCGGGGCGCGGCAGGTTGCGACATGGCCCTGTTGACCGGTGATCCCTTCCCCAGCTTTCGTGCGCCGGGGAATTCCAACCCGAACTATGCGTTCGATTCCGCCGCCGGGCGGTATCTGGTGCTGGCGGTCCTCAGCGGGGCGAGCGACGCCGAGATCGAGGCCGCGACCGTGCTGGCAGCTCGGCACCGTACTAAATTCGATGACGACAGCCGCAGCTTTTTCGGCCTGTTGCCCGATCGGCCGGAGTGGCGCGGGCGGTTTCCGGATTCGATGCCGGGGGTGCGGTGGCTCTATGATTCCGGGGCGGTGCGGGAGTTGATCCAGGTGCCCGACGGCCCGCCGCAGTGGATCGTGATCGATCCCTCGATGCGGGTGCTGGCCTGTGCCGGGCCGGACCGGGCGGAGGAACTGCTGGCCGGGCTGGACCACCTGCCGCCGCCGGATCGGCATGCGGGGGTGGCGTCGCATGCGCCGGTCCTGATCCTGCCGCGCATCTTCGAGCCCGGCTTCTGTCAGGTGCTGATCGACCATTACGACAGGGTGGGGGGCCAGGAATCGGGCTTCATGCGCGAGGTCGACGGGGTCACCCGGCTGATGACCGACCCCAACCACAAGAAGCGCTCCGACGTCCTGATCGAGGATCAGACGCTGGTCACGGCCGCCCGGGCCCGGATCGCGCGGCGGCTGGTGCCCGAGATCAGGAAGGCTTTCCAGTATGAGGCGACGCGGATCGAACGCTATCTGGTGGCCACCTATGATGCGGCGACCGGCGGCTATTTCCGGCCGCACCGGGACAACACGACCAAGGGCACGGCGCACCGGCGGTTCGCGGTCTCGATCAACCTGAACCACGATTTCGACGGCGGCGACCTGAGGTTTCCCGAGTATGGGGCGACCACGCTGAGGCCGCCGCCGGGCGGGGCGGTGGTGTTCTCCTGCTCGCTGCTGCACGAGGCGACGCCGGTGACTCGCGGGCGTCGCTATGCGTTCCTGCCGTTCCTCTATGACGAGGCGGCGGCCAAGGTGCGCGAGGAGAACCTGAAATTCCTCGATCCGACGGGGCTGCGGCAGGGGACGCCCGTTCCGGCCGAGTGACCGGGCCAGGCGTCAGTGCGCCTCGTCCCAGTTGAGGGCGGCGCGGGCGTCGACGACCAGGGGGACGCTGAGCTTGATGGCCGGTTCGTCGGCCGTCTCCATCACCCGGCGGATGACGGTCATGGCGCGATCGGCCAGGGCTTCGGGGGCCTCGAAGACCAGTTCGTCGTGGACCTGGAGCAGCATCTTGACCTCCGACAGACCGGCCTCGGCCAGGGCCGCGTGCATCCGCATCATGGCGCGGCGGATGATGTCGGCGGCGGCGCCCTGGATCGGGGCGTTGATGGCGGCGCGCTCGCCGAACTGGCGTTCGGCCCCCGACTTGGAGTGGATGGCCGGGATGTGGATCTTGCGGCCGAACAGGGTGGAGACGTATCCGGCGGCGCGGACCTCGGCGCGGGTCTTGTCCATATAGTCGCGGATGCCGGGGAAGCGCTCGAAATAGGTCTTGATATAGGCCCCGGCCTCGCCCTGATCGATGCCCAGCTGGGCGGCCAGGCCGAAGGCGGAGATGCCGTAGACGATGCCGAAATTGATCGCCTTGGCGCGGCGCCGCGTCTCGGCGGGCATGCCCTCGACGGGGACGCCGAACATCTCGGATGCGGTCGCCGCATGGATGTCGAGCCCGGCCTTGAAGGCGCGTTTCAGCTCGGGGATGTCGCCGATGTGGGCCAGCAGGCGCAGCTCGATCTGGCTGTAGTCGGCGCTGATCAGGACATTTCCGGGGGCGGCGATGAAGGCCTGGCGGATCTGGCGACCGATCTCGTTCCGGACCGGGATGTTCTGCAGGTTGGGGTCCGACGAGGCGAGGCGGCCGGTGGTGGCGGCGGCCAACTGGTAGGAGGTGTGGACCCGGTTGGTGGCCTCGTCCATCGCCGCGACGAGGGCGTCGGTATAGGTGCCCTTGAGCTTGCTGAGCTGGCGCCAGTCCAGGATGGCGCGGGGCAGGGGGTGGGTTTCGGCCAGGGCCTCCAGCGTGGCGGCGCCGGTTTCCCATTGGCCCGAGGCGGTCTTCTTGCCGCCGGTCAGGTTCAGTTCGCCGAATAGAAGCTCGCCGATCTGTTTGGGGCTGCCGATGGAGAAGGGGCGGCCGGCGATCTCGTGGGCCTGGATCTCCAGCTCGGCCATGCGGATGCCGAACTCGGACGACAGGCGGCGCAGGCGGTCGGGATCGACGCGGATGCCCTCCAGCTCCATCTGGGCCAGGACGGCGGGCATGCCGCGTTCCAGCGTCTCATAGACGGTCATCAGGCCGGCCTTGGCCAGCCGGGGTTTCAGGATGCGCCAGAGCCTCAGGGTGACGTCGGCGTCTTCGGCGGCATAGGCGGTCGCGGGTTTCAGCTCGACGTGCTTGAAGGATTTCTGGGCCTTGCCGGTGCCGGTGACCTGTTTGAACGGGATGGGGTCGTGGCCGAGGTGGAGCCGGGCCAGTTCGTCCATGCCGTGGCCGTGCAGGCCGCCCTCCAGCACGTAGGAGATCAGCATGGTGTCGTCGATGGGCGACACCCGGATGCCGCGGCGGGCCATGACGGCGAGGTCGTATTTGCCGTTCTGGGTGACCTTGAGGACGCCGGGGTTCTCCAGCAGGACCTTGAGCCGGGCCAGGGTGGTGGGCTTGTCCAGCTGGGTCAGGGGCTCGCGGGTATCGGGCGTGTCGCCGAAGTCCAGACCGCCTGCGCCGGCCATGGGCGGATGTTCGTGGGTCAGGGGGATGTAGGCGGCGTCGTTGGGGCCGATGGCCAGGGACACGCCACAGAGCCCGGCGTGGGTGGCCGACAGGGCATCGGTCTCGGTGTCGAAACCGACGGCGCCCGCGGCGGTCGCACGGGCGATGAAGGCGTCGAGCGCCTCCAGCGTCTGGATGCACTGGTAAGAGTCGTGGTCGAAGGTCTGGGTCGGGGCGTCGGCGTTGACGGCCTGGGGGGCGTAGCGGGGCGAGATGACGGGGGCCGTCGGCACACGCGGAGCCGGGCGGTTCTGGGGGGCGGTGAAGGCCTGGCCATCGTGGCCCGCCGTCTTGCCGTCGCCGACGCGGCGCAGCAGGGAGCGGAACTCCATCGACTCCAGAAAGGCGGACAGGGTCGCCGGATCGGGATCGCGTACGGCGAAATCCTCGATCGCCTCGGGCGCAGGCGCGTCACAGGTCAGGCGGACCAGTTCGCGGCTGAGCAGGATTTGATCCCTGAAATTGATCAGTGTCTCGCGGCGCTTGGGCTGTTTGATCTCGCCGGCCCGTTCCAGCAGGGTGTCGAGGTCGCCGTATTCGTCCAGCAGCTGGGCCGCCGTCTTGGGGCCGATGCCGGGGGCCCCGGGGACGTTGTCGACGCTGTCGCCGATCAGGGCCTGGAGATCGACCATCTTGTCGGGGGTGACGCCGAACTTCTCCATCACGGCCTCTTCGGCCAGACGACGGTCCTTCATCGGGTCGTACATGACGACGCCGCGCCCGATCAACTGCATCAGGTCCTTGTCGGACGAGACGATGACGGCCTCGCCGCCCGCGTCGCGCGCCTTGCAGGCATAGGTGGCGATCAGGTCGTCGGCTTCGTAGCCCGGCAGTTCGACGCAATGGACGCCGAAGGCGGCGGTGGCCTCGCGCACCAGGGGGAATTGGGGGATCAGGTCCTCGGGCGGGGCCGAGCGGTTGGCCTTGTACTGGTCGTAGAGGTCGTTCCGGAACGTCTTTTCCGAATGGTCGAAGATGGCGGCCAGATGGGTGGGGCCGTCGGCGCCCTTCATGTCCTGCAGCAGCTTCCACAGCATGTTGCAGTAGCCCTGGACCGCCCCGACGGGCAGGCCGTCGGACTTGCGCGTCAGGGGCGGCAGGGCGTGGTAGGCGCGGAAGATATAGGCCGAGGCGTCGATCAGATAGAGCCGCAGCGGCGGGCCGTCCTGGGTCAGGGGGCGGTCGGTTTCGGTCGCTGCGGCGGTCGTGTCGGACATGGTTAGTAGCATAGGGCGGGCGGGTGCATTCGTCACCGGCTCACCTCCACATCGCCGAAGGGCGATGGGGAGGACAGACCGCGCAGCGGTCAGGAGGGGGCGACCCGGTCTAGCCTGTGAGGGAGTTCTGGCCGTCTGCGGGGTTTCACGCAGCGCCCACTTTCGACATCGCGTCGCCCCCTCCTGATCGGCGAAGACGCCGATCTGTCCTTTCCATTCGCCTTCGCGAAT
Encoded proteins:
- the polA gene encoding DNA polymerase I translates to MSDTTAAATETDRPLTQDGPPLRLYLIDASAYIFRAYHALPPLTRKSDGLPVGAVQGYCNMLWKLLQDMKGADGPTHLAAIFDHSEKTFRNDLYDQYKANRSAPPEDLIPQFPLVREATAAFGVHCVELPGYEADDLIATYACKARDAGGEAVIVSSDKDLMQLIGRGVVMYDPMKDRRLAEEAVMEKFGVTPDKMVDLQALIGDSVDNVPGAPGIGPKTAAQLLDEYGDLDTLLERAGEIKQPKRRETLINFRDQILLSRELVRLTCDAPAPEAIEDFAVRDPDPATLSAFLESMEFRSLLRRVGDGKTAGHDGQAFTAPQNRPAPRVPTAPVISPRYAPQAVNADAPTQTFDHDSYQCIQTLEALDAFIARATAAGAVGFDTETDALSATHAGLCGVSLAIGPNDAAYIPLTHEHPPMAGAGGLDFGDTPDTREPLTQLDKPTTLARLKVLLENPGVLKVTQNGKYDLAVMARRGIRVSPIDDTMLISYVLEGGLHGHGMDELARLHLGHDPIPFKQVTGTGKAQKSFKHVELKPATAYAAEDADVTLRLWRILKPRLAKAGLMTVYETLERGMPAVLAQMELEGIRVDPDRLRRLSSEFGIRMAELEIQAHEIAGRPFSIGSPKQIGELLFGELNLTGGKKTASGQWETGAATLEALAETHPLPRAILDWRQLSKLKGTYTDALVAAMDEATNRVHTSYQLAAATTGRLASSDPNLQNIPVRNEIGRQIRQAFIAAPGNVLISADYSQIELRLLAHIGDIPELKRAFKAGLDIHAATASEMFGVPVEGMPAETRRRAKAINFGIVYGISAFGLAAQLGIDQGEAGAYIKTYFERFPGIRDYMDKTRAEVRAAGYVSTLFGRKIHIPAIHSKSGAERQFGERAAINAPIQGAAADIIRRAMMRMHAALAEAGLSEVKMLLQVHDELVFEAPEALADRAMTVIRRVMETADEPAIKLSVPLVVDARAALNWDEAH
- a CDS encoding 2OG-Fe(II) oxygenase; protein product: MALLTGDPFPSFRAPGNSNPNYAFDSAAGRYLVLAVLSGASDAEIEAATVLAARHRTKFDDDSRSFFGLLPDRPEWRGRFPDSMPGVRWLYDSGAVRELIQVPDGPPQWIVIDPSMRVLACAGPDRAEELLAGLDHLPPPDRHAGVASHAPVLILPRIFEPGFCQVLIDHYDRVGGQESGFMREVDGVTRLMTDPNHKKRSDVLIEDQTLVTAARARIARRLVPEIRKAFQYEATRIERYLVATYDAATGGYFRPHRDNTTKGTAHRRFAVSINLNHDFDGGDLRFPEYGATTLRPPPGGAVVFSCSLLHEATPVTRGRRYAFLPFLYDEAAAKVREENLKFLDPTGLRQGTPVPAE